tgcaactctgctctcctgggcgTCTCCCAGGCCGCTTTCGCTGCAACTCTGttcagctgctcttgtctcgccataccacggcaagcgtgcagcctgctcagctgctgtgtcctggcagcagatggtgcaataggtctgcaaaactggtcatccaaccactgcttcccctgtaactctgctctcctgcagacaccatacataccacagcaagcatggagcccgcttagATCACcatggcagttatgagcattgtaaacacctcgctcattatcatgcagtatatgcagaaccagaacctgcaaaagcaggcgaggaggcaatggcagcgtggtgacgagagtaatgaggacatggacacatacttctctcaaagcacaggcctcggcaatttggccatcctggtggcaatgggcccgggaaacaagcacagactggtgggaccgaatagtgttgcaggtctgggatgattcccagtggctgcgaaactttcaaatgtgtaagggcactttcatggaactttgtgacttgctttcccctgccctgaagcgcaagaataccaagatgagagcagccctcacagttcacaagcgagtggcaatagccctctggaagcttgcaatggcagacagctactggtcagtcaggaatcaatttagagtgggcaaatctactgtgggggctgccccttaatgccatggctcatgaagccgtacatacacaggcaacctggacagtaatcaggagctgttcaactgtaggctgagcaagtgcagaatggtggtagaatgtgcatttggatgtttacaagcgcgctggcgcagtttactgactcggttagacctcagtgaaaccaatattcccattgttattactgcttgctgtgtgctccacaatatctgaagaagggggaatgtccgggtttcagcaacgcggacacaggtaactaaccgctttcatgttctctccacaggtactaatgcggagagtggaccagatgatacgtctgagggaggggagcagaaggagactccgctggttggaaggcatgagatgcactgtcctgagacggggggttccacaaccaccactcccaagagaaggaggcgggtggtggtggtcggggactctctcctccgggggactgagtcatctatctgccgccctgaccgggaaaaccaagaagtctgctgcttgccaggggctaagattcgcaatgtgatggagagactgccgagactcatcaagccctcggattgctaccccttcctgcttctccacgtgggcaccaatgatactgccaagaatgaccttgagtggatcactgcggacttaaaggataaaggagtttgaggcgcaagtggtgttctcgtccatcctccccatggaaggaaaaggccagggcagggaccgtcgaattgtggaagtcaacgaatggctacgcaggtggtgtcggagagaaggctttggattctttgaccatgggatggtgttccatgaaggaggagtgctgggcagagacgggctccatcttacgaagagagggaagagcatctttgctagcaggctggctaacctagtgaggagggctttaaactaggttcaccgggggaaggagaccaaagccctgaggtaagtgggaaaacgggataccgggaggaagcacaggcaggaacgtctgtgagtggagggctcctgcctcatactgagaatgaggggcgatcagcaggttatctcaagtgcttatatacgaatgcacaaagccttggaaacaagcagggagaactggaggtcctggtgatgtcaaggaattatgacgtgattggaataacagagacttggtgggataactcacatgactggagtactgtcatggatggttataaacttttcaggaaggacaggcagggcagaaaaggtgggggagtagcactgtatgtaagggagcagtatgactgctcagagctccggtacaaaactgcagaaaaacctgagtgtctctggattaagtttagaagtgtgagcaacaagagtgatgtagtggtgggagtctgctatagaccaccggaccagggggatgaggtggatgaggctttcttctggcaactcgcagaagctactagatcgcacgccctggttctcatgggtgactttaattttcctgatatttgctgggagagcaatacagcagtgcatagacaatccaggaagtttttggaaagcataggggacaatttcctggtgcaagtgctagacgagccaactagggggggagcttttcttgacctgctgctcacaaacagagaagaattagtgggggaagcaaaagtggacggaaatctgggaggcagtgaccatgagttggttgagttcaggatcctgacacagggaagaaaggtaagcagcaggatatggaccctggacttcaggaaagcagacttcgactccctcagggagcagatgggtaggatcgcctgggggactaacatgaaggggaaaggagtccaggagagctggctgtatttcaaggaatccctgttgaggttacagggacgaaccatcccaatgagtcaaaagaatagtaaatatggcaggcgaccagcttggcttaacggtgaaatcctagcggatcttaaacataaaaaagaagcttacaagaagtggaaggttggacacatgaccagggaagagtataaaaatattgctcagccatgtaggaatgaaatcaggagggccaaatcgcacctggagctgcagctagcaagagatgtcaagagtaacaagaagagtttcttcaggtatgttggcaacaagaagaaagccaaggaaagtgtgggccccttactgaatgagggaggcaacctagtgacagaggatgtggaaaaagctaatgtgctcaatgctttttttgcctctgtcttcactaacaaggacagctcccagactgctgcgctgggcatcacaacatggggagtagatggccagccctctgtggagaaagaggtggttagggactatttagaaaagctggacgtgcacaagtccatggggccggacgagttgcatccgagagtgctaaaggaattggcggatgtgattgcagagccattggccattatctttgaaaactcgtggcgaacgggggaagtcccagatgactggaaaaaggctaatgtagtgccaatctttaaaaaagggaagaaggaggatcctgggaactacaggccagtcagcctcacttcagtccccggaaaaatcatggagcaggtcctcaaggaatcaatcctgaagcacttacacgagaggaaagtgatcaggaacagtcagcatggattcaccaagggtaggtcatgcctgactaatctaatcgccttctatgatgagattactggttctgtggatgaagggaaagcagtggatgtattgtttcttgattttagcaaagcttttgacacggtctcccacagtattcttgtcagcaagttaaagaagtatgggctggatgaatgcactataaggtgggtagaaagttggctagattgtcggcctcaatgggtagtgatcaatggctccatgtctagttggcagccggtgtcaagtggggtgccccaggggttggtcctggggccggttttgttcaatattttcataaatgatctggaggatggtgtggattgcactctcagcaaatttgcggatgatattaaactgggaggagtggtagatacgctggagggcagggataggatacagagggacctagacaaattggaggattgggccaaaagaaatctgatgaggttcaataaggataagtgcagggtcctgcacttaggacggaagaacccaatgcacagctacagactagggaccaaatggctaggcagcagttctgcggaaaaggacctaggggttacagtggacgagaagctggatatgagtcagcagtgtgcccttgttgccaagaaggccaatggcattttgggatgtataagtaggggcatagcgagcagatcgagggacgtgatcgttcccctctattcgacattggtgaggcctcatctggagtactgtgtccagttttgggccccacactacaagaaggatgtggataaattggagagagtccagcgaagggcaacaaaaatgattaggggtctggaacacatgacttatgaggagaggctgagggaactgggattgtttagtctgcagaagagaagaatgaggggggatttatagctgctttcaactacctgagaggtggttccagagaggatggttctagactattctcagtggtagaagaggacaggacaaggagtaatggtctcaagttgcagtgggggaggtttaggttggatattaggaaaaactttttcactaggagggtggtgaaacactggaatgcgttacctagggaggtggtagaatctccttccttggaagtttttaaggtcaggcttgacaaagccctggctgggatgatttgattggggattggtcctgctttgagcagggggttggactagatgacctcctgaggtcccttccaaccctgatattctatgattctatgatctgtgagAGtaggggggagacgtttatggcggggtgggaagttgaggcaaatctcctggccactgattatgcgcagccagactccagggcagttagaagagcacagcagggtgcgctgcgcatcagagaagctttgaaaaccagtttcatggctgaccaggctatggtgagacagttctgtttgtttctccttgatgaaaacctgcccccttggttcactctacttccctgtaagccaaccgccctcccctccccacttcgatcaccgcttgcagaggcaataaagtcattggtgtttcaaattcatgcattctttattaattcgtcacacaaataggggataaGTGTCTAGGTAGCtcgagaggggtgggggaggagggatgcaccgggtggggtgcaggaggaggggaggagggaaggacaaggccacgctgcacttcaaaacttattgaatgccagccttctgttgcttgggcagtcctctggggtggagtggttgggtgcccggaggccgCACTACATCCCTCCCCCCCGTGTTCTgaggcgtctgggtgaggaggctatggaacttggggaggaaggcggttggttacacaggggctgcagtggcggtctgtgcctttcctgcacctcaacctacgccggagcatatcagtttgatcctccagtagcctcagcattgcatcctgcctcctttcatcatgctgctgccacatttCCTCTTGAttccgccacctctcctgttgctccagccatctgtcctcgcgttcattttgtgctttcctggactctgccattgtctgcctccacacattgtGCTTGGCTCTTTCAGTTCGGGtgaactgcatgagctcagagaacatttcatcgtgagtgcgttttttttgccttcttatctccGCTAGCCTCTGGTACGGAGATGCTAGTcgcagcattgaaacatttgcagctgcgggaggaaaaaacgggagattaaaattgaaacaGACATGGCCATTTAAAAGaaggggctgatgttttcaggttaacatgcagcacaaacccaactaatcccccccacacccaattctctgggatgatcgcttcacccctccccccaccatgtggctaaaagcggggatgatttcttttccaccacaggcaaacagcccagcaggaacggccacctctgatgtccccttaataaaattcccctatttcaaccaggcgaccatgaatgatatcactctcctgaggataacacggagagataaagaacgaatgttgcttgaatgccagcaaacacagggaccacatgctgccatgctttcttatgcaatgattccagactacatgctactggcctcctgtgataaagtgtcctaccatggaggacgcaataaggctgccctccccagaaatcttttgcaaaggctttgggagtacctccaagacagcttcattgagatgtccctggaggatttccagcccatccccagacacgttaacagatttttccagtagctgtactggccgcaaatgcatcccaagtcttcagggcaaattaatcattaaacacacttgcttttaaactgtattatatttacaaaggtacactcaccagaggtgccttctctgccttcaaggtccgggagcctgggttgggagggtattggctccagggtgataaacagttcctggctgtcggggagaatggtttctctgcttgcctggtgtgcgcgatcttcaacctccccctcctcctcctcatcctcatcCCTCTTGTGTGAGACTCCCTTGGAGGAGTCTATGTAcagtgtggggtagttgtaggggcaccccctagaattgcatgcagcatgcagaagcggcatgtctggggctctgaccctgagcgggcgtttgcctcttgggctttttggtaggcttgcctgagctccttacatttcatgcggcactgctgtgggaccctgtgatagcctctgtccttcatgcccttggagatttttttcaaatattttggcatttcgtttTTTGGAACaaagttctgatagcacggattcatctcctcatacagcaatgagatccagtacctcccgttcggtccatgctggagctcttttgcgattctgggactccatagtcatctctgctgatgagctctgagTGGTCACGCCACgatggccaaacaggaaatgaaattcaaaagtttgtggggcttttcctgtgtacctggccagtgcatccgagctgagagtgctgtccagagcagtcacaatggagcattgtGGGattgctcccagaggccaataccatcgaattgcgtccacactaacccaaattcgacccagcgatgtcgatttcagtgctaatcccctcgtcagggaggattacagaaatcggttttaagagtccattaagttgacaaaaatggcttctttgtgtggacgggtgcagggttaaatcgatctaacactgctaaattcgacctaaactcatagtgtagaccagggctaagattaTCATCTAAGGTATTGAACATTTTCTTTCTTAACACAGCAGATACATGGCCAAGAGACTTTGTAATTACAATATAATAGTTGTAGCAAATGTGGAATCAGTGTTAGCATAGTTATACTGGAAACCAGCTTCTTGCAGGGCATCTATGTCAATCTGACATTGACTTGCAATCTAAAGAAATCAGTGGTAACAATGAACAGTACTGGGGCACATACTGTGCACTCTCTCCTGCTTCATTCAACAAGCTGAAGGGATAAGAGGTGTTGTAAAGATAACAAGAAGTTTAAAAATAGTAATTGTCTCAAGTTACATAAGGAGGCACTGAGTATTAGGATACCACCTCTGCCCATCTCGTTCTAGCCAAAATGGGATTATATGTTGTCACTGGTAAATGGGGGTGGAGGAAAAATAATGGGTTGACCTTTATTCATACTTGTGTTAACAGACCCCTCTCACAATTTCCCATTTATGTGAATACTTTTGAGTATCTCAGAAACACACTGGATAAATAGAGCTGTGTGGTGTAATGGGGTTTAGCTTAATTGCTGAGGCAACTGCGGGAAGAATGGTAACAACGGAATGTTCTCTAGTGGCTTGcatgccaggactcctggattctattccttgctctgccaccaATTCACTGTCTCTCTTTGGGCAAGACACTTGAAGATGGTCTGCAAAGCTAAAATGAAAATAGGGCCAAGCCTAGCTGTatgtcatagagtcatagaaaggccagaagggaccactgtgatcttttactttgacctcctgtataacacaggccacagaacttccccgaaaataattcccagagcacgtcttttagaaaaacatccaatccaaATTTACAACTTTGTCGGGAATGCTCGTACTAACCACATGGTGGGAGGCAATCAGCACAGAAACCAGTTTTCACTAActttttataatttaattttcACCTCTTTGAAATTCTCATGGCATTGTCTCAGTCACTGAAGATATCCTAGGTTGCACTGTCTGTGGTATTATAGAGATCAGTATGTTGTGTGTGCAGCCCATGCTATCTGTGAGGTAGGTTGTTCTGCTGCTCTCATAAACATATTGGTTGGTGTAACCCAAGTTGCCCTTTTCCTACCGTTCCTTATGATCCTTTGAGGAATGGACATCCTTCTGGCACACACATCTGATAAGCGGTTCCTCCTTCTACTAGTCCTCATCCCCTTCTGACACTCCCTATCCCCTTCTGGCACTCCCTAGAGAACAGAAATTCTATTCTTGTTTCTAAGAATGGTCCACAAGCTACtccaataaaaacaaattatattattatttgaattatggTAGAGACCAATGGGTattggggcccattgtgctaggcacggtACAAATACTGAATCAAAAATAGTTCTTGCTGAAGACTCAAGGTCCCACAATgacatctcaaggtcccttccagtcctatccTTCCATGATTCGAAGACTTTACCATCTGAATCCAAAGTACCTTAAAGTAAGCAGTGTTTATTAGAAAATTGAGAGAAAATCAAAGGCACAGCTAGTCGACGGTCTGGCTAGCTATGGTAAAATTGACCTATCTTCTTATATGGCCACTATGACTGAATACctcaaaaacattttgtgaacttTTCCTCGTACCAGCTCTCATTATTCTcatttagagatggggaactgacgCACAGAGATataaaatgacttgcctaaggtcactcaGAAGTCCATGGCAGTGCCAGAGACTGAATtctgatctcctgagtcccagtccagtgtcttaaccacaagatcttCCACCCTATTATAGTTACAGTTAATTTAAGCAAGCTTAAAAACT
The sequence above is a segment of the Natator depressus isolate rNatDep1 chromosome 5, rNatDep2.hap1, whole genome shotgun sequence genome. Coding sequences within it:
- the LOC141988250 gene encoding uncharacterized protein LOC141988250, coding for MPLLHAACNSRGCPYNYPTLYIDSSKGVSHKRDEDEEEEGEVEDRAHQASRETILPDSQELFITLEPIPSQPRLPDLEGREGTSAANVSMLRLASPYQRLAEIRRQKKRTHDEMFSELMQFTRTERAKHNVWRQTMAESRKAQNEREDRWLEQQERWRNQEEMWQQHDERRQDAMLRLLEDQTDMLRRRLRCRKGTDRHCSPCVTNRLPPQVP